The Triplophysa rosa linkage group LG25, Trosa_1v2, whole genome shotgun sequence genome window below encodes:
- the tm4sf18 gene encoding transmembrane 4 L6 family member 18, giving the protein MCSLGFARSLGFALLPLATCCIVANVLLFFPDAQVTYIQENNVTTYVWYFMGIGGGGLAILIAAFVFLGMGKCADACGTESCAMCGSVLAALVGMAGSGYCFLISAFALLKGPYCLTEMGWMSPFENDGAKYLFAREEWSECIQPKHIVEWNVTLLAILLGLSTFEFIICVLQFISGLVNAVCRPCCYKQEYNLNV; this is encoded by the exons ATGTGCTCTCTGGGTTTCGCCAGATCTTTGGGTTTTGCTCTCTTACCTCTTGCCACCTGTTGTATTGTGGCTAATGTCCTGCTCTTCTTTCCTGACGCTCAGGTCACCTACATTCAGGAGAATAATGTCACCACATATGTCTGGTACTTTATGGGGATCGGAGGAGGTGGTCTGGCT ATACTGATTGCTGCCTTTGTATTTCTGGGAATGGGCAAATGTGCGGACGCCTGTGGGACAGAGAGCTGTGCG ATGTGTGGATCAGTGCTAGCAGCTCTGGTGGGAATGGCCGGCTCTGGATACTGCTTCCTCATCTCTGCCTTCGCCCTACTGAAGGGACCTTATTGCTTAACCGAGATGGGATGGATGTCTCCTTTCGAGAATGATGGGGCAAA GTATCTGTTCGCCCGTGAGGAATGGTCTGAATGCATTCAGCCCAAACACATTGTGGAGTGGAACGTGACGTTGCTGGCCATCCTCTTGGGTCTCAGTACATTTGAGTTCATCATATGTGTCCTGCAGTTCATCAGTGGACTGGTGAATGCCGTCTGCCGGCCGTGCTGTTATAAACAGGAATACAACCTGAATGTTTGA
- the cp gene encoding ceruloplasmin isoform X1 translates to MKGLQLNLLVLLCYAGVVSSITREYFLAIKEIQWDYAPSGINVIQNKTIKEDVEARVFLEKGEKRIGRVYKKAVYQQYTDATYRQEIEKPKWLGYLGPLISAEEDDTVIVHLKNMATRAYSIHAHGLSYNKTSEGALYPDSSEKIEKTDDSVGPGKSFSYIWTLPASHSPGKDDTNCLTRIYHSHVNALKDIASGLVGPLIICKKGTLDVHGDKSADYLYALMFTVSDENLSWYLDENIKTHCSATAKVNKEDEDFQESNKMHSINGYVYGNLPDLSMCVGNKIHWHLFGMGNEVDIHSAYFHGQVLTDKSYHTDTVSLFPATFVNVEMVADNPGQWLLSCQVNDHLKAGMQAFFEIKKCFPHVHKPRPFGEVRQYYIAAEEIIWDYGPTEINQYTGKKLMDDSVSDTYFDNRNDRIGGKYKKVQYVEYIDDKFTKRKERTSDEQHLGILGPIIRAEEEDTIKVTFRNKASRPYSIQPHGVQYNIEMDGTLYHNVLEETYTEKKLRELKKEARIVKPLPAAMVLPDTTYHYEWVVPKGGGPTQNDADCITYLYYSAVDPIQDTNSGLVGPLLICKPKSLKSGKQKNVNKEFHLLASVFDENLSWYLDYNINRYAKQPKSVNKDNEDFQESNKMHSLNGYMYGNLKGLNMCKGDKVSWHLSGLGSEADIHGLYFEGNRFLYKGTRRDTINVFPHISHTIIMEPDSMGQFQVVCKTTDHYHGGMRANYTVEKCHFWNRQSEVMLQQKKYYIAAVEMEWDYSPNRTWEEKLHNSLNNSPGNEYLKKDGKFIGSKYKKVLYREYTDETFTKPKERPADMKHLGMMGAMIHGNVGEKVKVVFKNMAKRPYSIHAHGVKTDSPQVTPTRPGETQTYTWYIPKSAGPTEEQEECSVGAYYSTVDVIKDMYSGLIGPLVICKKSLARKLGLKKEIEEFALLFMVFDENQSWFLDDNIKAHVKNPPKGLKEDAEFIESNKMHGINGLVYGNLKGLNMRVGDKVYWYLMGMGNEVDMHTTHFHGHSFEYKISGTHRADVFDLFPGTFQTVIMRPLYPGTWLLHCHVTDHIKAGMETTYTVLDKDGESAYIIANIIVNEGEHLS, encoded by the exons ATGAAGGGGCTACAGTTGAATCTGCTCGTGCTTTTGTGTTACGCTGGAGTTGTTTCATCTATTACCAGAGAATATTTCTTGGCCATTAAGGAAATTCAGTGGGATTATGCACCTAGCGGTATAAACGTGATTCAGAACAAAACCATTAAAGAGGATGT AGAGGCACGAGTGTTCCTGGAGAAAGGAGAGAAGCGCATAGGGCGGGTGTATAAGAAGGCTGTGTATCAGCAATATACAGATGCAACCTACAGGCAGGAGATAGAGAAACCCAAATGGCTGGGCTACTTAGGGCCCCTTATCAGTGCAGAAGAGGATGATACGGTTATTGTGCACCTGAAGAACATGGCCACACGAGCGTACTCCATCCACGCTCACGGCCTCAGTTACAACAAGACCAGTGAAG GAGCGCTGTATCCCGATTCATCAGAGAAGATAGAGAAAACTGATGATTCTGTGGGCCCTGGAAAGTCTTTCTCTTATATTTGGACTTTACCTGCTTCCCACTCCCCTGGCAAAGACGACACCAACTGCCTGACAAGAATTTACCACTCGCATGTCAACGCTCTTAAAGACATTGCATCTGGTCTTGTTGGGCCGCTCATCATATGTAAAAAAG GTACTTTGGATGTTCATGGTGATAAGTCAGCTGACTATCTCTATGCCCTTATGTTTACTGTGTCTGATGAGAACCTCAGCTGGTACCTGGATGAAAACATCAAGACGCACTGCTCAGCAACCGCCAAGGTCAACAAGGAGGACGAGGACTTTCAGGAAAGCAATAAAATGCACT CTATTAATGGTTATGTCTACGGTAATCTGCCGGATCTCAGTATGTGTGTGGGCAATAAGATCCACTGGCATCTGTTTGGGATGGGAAATGAGGTGGACATCCACTCAGCATACTTCCATGGCCAGGTACTGACGGACAAAAGCTACCACACTGACACCGTCAGTCTGTTCCCAGCTACCTTTGTCAATGTGGAGATGGTTGCAGATAATCCTGGTCAATGGCTTCTCAGCTGTCAAGTCAACGATCACCTCAAAG CTGGCATGCAGGCCTTTTTTGAGATTAAGAAGTGTTTCCCACATGTGCACAAACCCAGACCATTTGGAGAAGTGAGACAGTATTACATTGCAGCTGAAGAAATCATCTGGGATTATGGCCCCACAGAAATAAACCAGTATACAGGAAAGAAACTCATGGATGACAG TGTGTCTGACACTTACTTTGACAACCGTAACGACCGCATTGGAGGCAAATACAAGAAGGTCCAGTATGTGGAATACATCGATGATAAATTCACCAAACGCAAAGAGAGGACATCTGATGAGCAACACCTAGGAATTCTGG GTCCAATAATCAGAGCAGAGGAAGAGGACACAATAAAAGTAACATTCAGAAATAAAGCCAGCAGACCCTACAGTATTCAACCTCATGGAGTTCAATATAACATTGAAATGGATGGCACTCTTTACCACAATGTCCTTGAAG agaCATACACAGAGAAAAAGCTCCGGGAACTCAAGAAAGAAGCAA GAATAGTTAAGCCACTTCCAGCAGCAATGGTCCTTCCTGATACCACCTATCATTATGAGTGGGTGGTGCCTAAGGGTGGAGGACCCACCCAAAATGATGCCGACTGCATCACATACCTGTACTATTCCGCTGTTGATCCCATCCAAGACACCAACTCTGGGCTAGTCGGACCGCTTCTCATCTGCAAGCCAAAATCTTTGAAATCTGGAAAACAG AAGAACGTAAACAAAGAGTTTCACCTTCTTGCTTCCGTTTTTGATGAGAACTTGAGCTGGTATTTGGATTACAACATCAACAGATATGCAAAACAGCCCAAATCTGTAAACAAAGATAATGAAGACTTTCAGGAATCCAATAAAATGCACT CTCTAAATGGATACATGTATGGAAATCTCAAAGGCTTGAATATGTGTAAGGGTGATAAGGTGTCTTGGCATCTATCCGGGCTGGGATCAGAGGCAGACATCCATGGACTATACTTTGAGGGCAACAGATTCCTCTACAAAGGAACCAGAAGAGACACCATCAATGTTTTTCCTCACATCTCTCATACCATCATCATGGAGCCTGACAGCATGG GACAGTTTCAGgtggtttgtaaaaccacagATCATTACCATGGGGGAATGAGAGCCAACTACACTGTAGAGAAGTGTCACTTCTGGAACCGTCAGTCTGAGGTGATGCTGCAGcagaaaaaatattacattgCTGCCGTTGAGATGGAATGGGATTATTCCCCCAACCGCACCTGGGAGGAAAAGTTGCACAACAGTCTGAACAACAG TCCAGGCAATGAGTACCTCAAGAAAGATGGGAAATTCATTGGTTCAAAATACAAGAAGGTACTTTACAGAGAGTACACTGATGAAACATTCACAAAACCAAAGGAGAGACCTGCTGATATGAAACACTTGGGAATGATGG GAGCCATGATTCATGGTAATGTGGGGGAGAAGGTGAAGGTTGTCTTTAAGAACATGGCGAAGAGACCATACTCCATACACGCTCATGGAGTTAAAACTGACAGTCCTCAAGTCACTCCCACACGTCCAG GTGAAACTCAGACATATACCTGGTACATACCAAAAAGTGCTGGGCCGACAGAAGAGCAGGAGGAGTGCAGTGTTGGAGCATATTACTCCACTGTAGATGTTATTAAG GACATGTATAGCGGTTTGATTGGGCCGCTGGTCATCTGCAAGAAGAGCCTAGCACGTAAACTGGGGCTAAAGAAAGAGATTGAGGAGTTTGCTTTGCTCTTCATGGTCTTTGATGAAAATCAATCTTGGTTTCTTGATGATAACATCAAAGCTCATGTTAAAAACCCTCCCAAAGGGCTGAAAGAAGATGCTGAGTTTATTGAAAGCAACAAGATGCACG GTATCAATGGTTTAGTGTACGGTAACCTAAAAGGCCTTAACATGCGGGTGGGAGATAAAGTGTACTGGTATCTGATGGGAATGGGAAATGAAGTGGACATGCACACCACTCACTTTCACGGACACAGTTTTGAGTATAAG ATCAGTGGAACGCACCGGGCAGATGTCTTTGATTTGTTTCCTGGGACGTTCCAGACGGTCATCATGCGTCCGCTGTATCCCGGAACATGGCTACTACACTGTCACGTGACGGACCACATAAAGGCTGGAATGGAAACCACGTACACTGTTCTCGACAAAGATGGTGAGTCTGCTTATATAATAGCAAACATTATTGTAAATGAAGGTGAACATTTaagttga
- the cp gene encoding ceruloplasmin isoform X2: MKGLQLNLLVLLCYAGVVSSITREYFLAIKEIQWDYAPSGINVIQNKTIKEDVEARVFLEKGEKRIGRVYKKAVYQQYTDATYRQEIEKPKWLGYLGPLISAEEDDTVIVHLKNMATRAYSIHAHGLSYNKTSEGALYPDSSEKIEKTDDSVGPGKSFSYIWTLPASHSPGKDDTNCLTRIYHSHVNALKDIASGLVGPLIICKKGTLDVHGDKSADYLYALMFTVSDENLSWYLDENIKTHCSATAKVNKEDEDFQESNKMHSINGYVYGNLPDLSMCVGNKIHWHLFGMGNEVDIHSAYFHGQVLTDKSYHTDTVSLFPATFVNVEMVADNPGQWLLSCQVNDHLKAGMQAFFEIKKCFPHVHKPRPFGEVRQYYIAAEEIIWDYGPTEINQYTGKKLMDDSVSDTYFDNRNDRIGGKYKKVQYVEYIDDKFTKRKERTSDEQHLGILGPIIRAEEEDTIKVTFRNKASRPYSIQPHGVQYNIEMDGTLYHNVLEETYTEKKLRELKKEARIVKPLPAAMVLPDTTYHYEWVVPKGGGPTQNDADCITYLYYSAVDPIQDTNSGLVGPLLICKPKSLKSGKQKNVNKEFHLLASVFDENLSWYLDYNINRYAKQPKSVNKDNEDFQESNKMHSLNGYMYGNLKGLNMCKGDKVSWHLSGLGSEADIHGLYFEGNRFLYKGTRRDTINVFPHISHTIIMEPDSMGQFQVVCKTTDHYHGGMRANYTVEKCHFWNRQSEVMLQQKKYYIAAVEMEWDYSPNRTWEEKLHNSLNNSPGNEYLKKDGKFIGSKYKKVLYREYTDETFTKPKERPADMKHLGMMGAMIHGNVGEKVKVVFKNMAKRPYSIHAHGVKTDSPQVTPTRPGETQTYTWYIPKSAGPTEEQEECSVGAYYSTVDVIKDMYSGLIGPLVICKKSLARKLGLKKEIEEFALLFMVFDENQSWFLDDNIKAHVKNPPKGLKEDAEFIESNKMHGINGLVYGNLKGLNMRVGDKVYWYLMGMGNEVDMHTTHFHGHSFEYKISGTHRADVFDLFPGTFQTVIMRPLYPGTWLLHCHVTDHIKAGMETTYTVLDKDGKRRGFLGLFGSG; this comes from the exons ATGAAGGGGCTACAGTTGAATCTGCTCGTGCTTTTGTGTTACGCTGGAGTTGTTTCATCTATTACCAGAGAATATTTCTTGGCCATTAAGGAAATTCAGTGGGATTATGCACCTAGCGGTATAAACGTGATTCAGAACAAAACCATTAAAGAGGATGT AGAGGCACGAGTGTTCCTGGAGAAAGGAGAGAAGCGCATAGGGCGGGTGTATAAGAAGGCTGTGTATCAGCAATATACAGATGCAACCTACAGGCAGGAGATAGAGAAACCCAAATGGCTGGGCTACTTAGGGCCCCTTATCAGTGCAGAAGAGGATGATACGGTTATTGTGCACCTGAAGAACATGGCCACACGAGCGTACTCCATCCACGCTCACGGCCTCAGTTACAACAAGACCAGTGAAG GAGCGCTGTATCCCGATTCATCAGAGAAGATAGAGAAAACTGATGATTCTGTGGGCCCTGGAAAGTCTTTCTCTTATATTTGGACTTTACCTGCTTCCCACTCCCCTGGCAAAGACGACACCAACTGCCTGACAAGAATTTACCACTCGCATGTCAACGCTCTTAAAGACATTGCATCTGGTCTTGTTGGGCCGCTCATCATATGTAAAAAAG GTACTTTGGATGTTCATGGTGATAAGTCAGCTGACTATCTCTATGCCCTTATGTTTACTGTGTCTGATGAGAACCTCAGCTGGTACCTGGATGAAAACATCAAGACGCACTGCTCAGCAACCGCCAAGGTCAACAAGGAGGACGAGGACTTTCAGGAAAGCAATAAAATGCACT CTATTAATGGTTATGTCTACGGTAATCTGCCGGATCTCAGTATGTGTGTGGGCAATAAGATCCACTGGCATCTGTTTGGGATGGGAAATGAGGTGGACATCCACTCAGCATACTTCCATGGCCAGGTACTGACGGACAAAAGCTACCACACTGACACCGTCAGTCTGTTCCCAGCTACCTTTGTCAATGTGGAGATGGTTGCAGATAATCCTGGTCAATGGCTTCTCAGCTGTCAAGTCAACGATCACCTCAAAG CTGGCATGCAGGCCTTTTTTGAGATTAAGAAGTGTTTCCCACATGTGCACAAACCCAGACCATTTGGAGAAGTGAGACAGTATTACATTGCAGCTGAAGAAATCATCTGGGATTATGGCCCCACAGAAATAAACCAGTATACAGGAAAGAAACTCATGGATGACAG TGTGTCTGACACTTACTTTGACAACCGTAACGACCGCATTGGAGGCAAATACAAGAAGGTCCAGTATGTGGAATACATCGATGATAAATTCACCAAACGCAAAGAGAGGACATCTGATGAGCAACACCTAGGAATTCTGG GTCCAATAATCAGAGCAGAGGAAGAGGACACAATAAAAGTAACATTCAGAAATAAAGCCAGCAGACCCTACAGTATTCAACCTCATGGAGTTCAATATAACATTGAAATGGATGGCACTCTTTACCACAATGTCCTTGAAG agaCATACACAGAGAAAAAGCTCCGGGAACTCAAGAAAGAAGCAA GAATAGTTAAGCCACTTCCAGCAGCAATGGTCCTTCCTGATACCACCTATCATTATGAGTGGGTGGTGCCTAAGGGTGGAGGACCCACCCAAAATGATGCCGACTGCATCACATACCTGTACTATTCCGCTGTTGATCCCATCCAAGACACCAACTCTGGGCTAGTCGGACCGCTTCTCATCTGCAAGCCAAAATCTTTGAAATCTGGAAAACAG AAGAACGTAAACAAAGAGTTTCACCTTCTTGCTTCCGTTTTTGATGAGAACTTGAGCTGGTATTTGGATTACAACATCAACAGATATGCAAAACAGCCCAAATCTGTAAACAAAGATAATGAAGACTTTCAGGAATCCAATAAAATGCACT CTCTAAATGGATACATGTATGGAAATCTCAAAGGCTTGAATATGTGTAAGGGTGATAAGGTGTCTTGGCATCTATCCGGGCTGGGATCAGAGGCAGACATCCATGGACTATACTTTGAGGGCAACAGATTCCTCTACAAAGGAACCAGAAGAGACACCATCAATGTTTTTCCTCACATCTCTCATACCATCATCATGGAGCCTGACAGCATGG GACAGTTTCAGgtggtttgtaaaaccacagATCATTACCATGGGGGAATGAGAGCCAACTACACTGTAGAGAAGTGTCACTTCTGGAACCGTCAGTCTGAGGTGATGCTGCAGcagaaaaaatattacattgCTGCCGTTGAGATGGAATGGGATTATTCCCCCAACCGCACCTGGGAGGAAAAGTTGCACAACAGTCTGAACAACAG TCCAGGCAATGAGTACCTCAAGAAAGATGGGAAATTCATTGGTTCAAAATACAAGAAGGTACTTTACAGAGAGTACACTGATGAAACATTCACAAAACCAAAGGAGAGACCTGCTGATATGAAACACTTGGGAATGATGG GAGCCATGATTCATGGTAATGTGGGGGAGAAGGTGAAGGTTGTCTTTAAGAACATGGCGAAGAGACCATACTCCATACACGCTCATGGAGTTAAAACTGACAGTCCTCAAGTCACTCCCACACGTCCAG GTGAAACTCAGACATATACCTGGTACATACCAAAAAGTGCTGGGCCGACAGAAGAGCAGGAGGAGTGCAGTGTTGGAGCATATTACTCCACTGTAGATGTTATTAAG GACATGTATAGCGGTTTGATTGGGCCGCTGGTCATCTGCAAGAAGAGCCTAGCACGTAAACTGGGGCTAAAGAAAGAGATTGAGGAGTTTGCTTTGCTCTTCATGGTCTTTGATGAAAATCAATCTTGGTTTCTTGATGATAACATCAAAGCTCATGTTAAAAACCCTCCCAAAGGGCTGAAAGAAGATGCTGAGTTTATTGAAAGCAACAAGATGCACG GTATCAATGGTTTAGTGTACGGTAACCTAAAAGGCCTTAACATGCGGGTGGGAGATAAAGTGTACTGGTATCTGATGGGAATGGGAAATGAAGTGGACATGCACACCACTCACTTTCACGGACACAGTTTTGAGTATAAG ATCAGTGGAACGCACCGGGCAGATGTCTTTGATTTGTTTCCTGGGACGTTCCAGACGGTCATCATGCGTCCGCTGTATCCCGGAACATGGCTACTACACTGTCACGTGACGGACCACATAAAGGCTGGAATGGAAACCACGTACACTGTTCTCGACAAAGATG gGAAGAGGAGAGGTTTCCTGGGCTTGTTTGGTAGTGGTTAA